The Heyndrickxia vini genome contains a region encoding:
- a CDS encoding L,D-transpeptidase family protein produces the protein MNALNEMEVINKKRSQRYKKPAKRKFIIIGIIFFIALLFAGMSFYQATRFNSQIKINSIEVGGLTADQVVNKLKTAELKNRVFIGKQQILDAKPTRMAFTAKDLPEIKKLLKSQWTLFPSFKKKNYSLIPKKTDKFRSEAMEKQIEKKLLAMNKNLKAPQDADAKLKQGKIVITDSKDGEQYDINGLLEEYKKQKYTSDIHLKPLLLKPIKKDSPIIKEKEKMLAYLLQQTVDYKVQDKVYPLKASELIKNASVSNDKKMTITTSDIKKKIDKINRSQSTLDKNFTFKTHSGKKISVKAEGYGWAINVEKETARIQKAFEKGDNSISASNIYGKGWSNEGIGYETTANHGIGNTYAEVSIAKQHIWIYKNGKLVVSTDVVTGKHSTGEDTSPGIWYILYKRTPYTLKGTAVGKGEYAVDVKYWAPFTNSGQGFHDAGWRKNWSKKAYLNEGSGGCVNTPPRIMKAVYDNLSTYDPVVVY, from the coding sequence ATGAATGCGTTAAATGAAATGGAAGTAATAAATAAAAAACGAAGTCAGCGATATAAAAAACCTGCAAAACGTAAATTCATTATTATTGGAATTATCTTCTTTATTGCGCTCCTTTTTGCTGGAATGAGCTTTTATCAGGCAACCCGTTTTAATTCACAGATTAAGATTAATAGCATTGAAGTCGGTGGACTCACGGCTGATCAGGTAGTAAATAAATTAAAAACAGCTGAATTAAAAAATAGAGTCTTCATCGGAAAACAACAAATTTTAGATGCGAAACCGACGCGGATGGCATTTACAGCTAAGGATCTGCCTGAGATTAAGAAATTATTGAAAAGCCAGTGGACACTTTTTCCTTCCTTCAAGAAAAAAAACTATTCGTTGATACCAAAAAAAACGGATAAGTTTCGAAGTGAAGCGATGGAAAAGCAAATAGAGAAGAAACTTCTAGCAATGAATAAAAACTTAAAGGCACCCCAGGATGCGGATGCCAAATTAAAACAAGGTAAAATTGTTATTACCGATAGTAAAGATGGTGAACAGTATGATATCAATGGTCTTTTAGAAGAATATAAGAAACAGAAATATACGAGTGATATCCATCTGAAACCTTTATTATTAAAACCAATCAAAAAGGACAGTCCGATTATAAAGGAAAAGGAGAAAATGTTAGCGTATCTCCTGCAACAAACAGTTGATTACAAGGTACAGGACAAAGTTTATCCCTTAAAGGCAAGTGAATTAATTAAAAATGCCTCCGTGTCGAACGATAAGAAAATGACAATCACCACGAGTGACATTAAAAAGAAGATAGACAAAATTAATCGTTCTCAATCAACATTAGATAAAAACTTTACATTTAAAACCCATTCAGGGAAGAAAATTTCCGTAAAAGCAGAAGGTTATGGCTGGGCAATCAATGTTGAAAAGGAAACAGCAAGGATTCAGAAAGCTTTCGAAAAAGGAGACAATTCGATTTCCGCCTCCAATATTTACGGAAAAGGCTGGAGCAACGAAGGCATCGGCTATGAAACGACTGCGAATCATGGTATTGGCAACACATATGCTGAAGTATCAATTGCTAAGCAGCATATTTGGATTTACAAAAATGGAAAATTAGTTGTCTCCACGGATGTAGTGACCGGTAAACATAGCACCGGTGAAGATACCTCACCAGGAATTTGGTATATCCTTTATAAGCGAACACCCTATACCCTCAAGGGCACTGCTGTAGGTAAAGGAGAATACGCCGTTGATGTAAAATACTGGGCTCCATTCACAAACAGTGGCCAAGGGTTCCACGATGCCGGCTGGCGGAAGAACTGGTCAAAAAAAGCCTATCTTAATGAAGGATCGGGCGGTTGTGTGAACACCCCTCCAAGGATTATGAAAGCTGTGTATGATAATCTCAGTACGTACGATCCAGTCGTTGTTTATTGA